One genomic window of Undibacterium cyanobacteriorum includes the following:
- the fliS gene encoding flagellar export chaperone FliS: MFGYPQNQGANAYAKVGIETGVISASPHKLIVMLFDGAIVAIANATQHLSNGDIAAKGHAISKAIAIIENGLRASLDKKIGGEIAQNLDALYEYMSSRLIHANMNNEIESLKEVQNLLRDLKSAWEAISPDNKSNSAAVPPPVPAQDPLAPRRSNFFEA; the protein is encoded by the coding sequence ATGTTTGGCTACCCCCAAAATCAAGGCGCTAATGCCTACGCCAAAGTTGGAATAGAAACGGGAGTAATTTCCGCCAGCCCGCACAAACTTATTGTCATGTTATTTGATGGAGCGATTGTCGCCATCGCAAACGCCACTCAGCATTTATCAAATGGCGATATTGCAGCGAAAGGACATGCGATATCGAAAGCAATCGCGATTATTGAAAATGGTCTGCGTGCTAGCCTCGATAAAAAAATAGGTGGTGAAATCGCTCAAAATCTCGACGCACTTTACGAATACATGAGTAGCCGCCTGATTCATGCCAACATGAACAATGAAATTGAAAGCTTAAAAGAAGTCCAAAATTTATTGCGTGACCTAAAGTCCGCTTGGGAAGCCATTAGTCCAGATAACAAATCCAACAGCGCGGCCGTGCCTCCTCCTGTACCAGCGCAGGATCCTCTTGCTCCACGCCGTTCCAATTTTTTTGAGGCATAA
- a CDS encoding EscU/YscU/HrcU family type III secretion system export apparatus switch protein — MTEPQKPPLSAVALSYDALNDDAPRVVAKGRGLIAEEIIARANEHGIFIHQSKELVSLLMKVDLDNSIPPALYAVVAELLAWLYHIETEITTKLPAAHVASQKNT; from the coding sequence ATGACCGAGCCCCAAAAACCTCCCCTGAGTGCAGTTGCTCTCTCCTATGATGCTCTCAATGACGATGCGCCACGAGTCGTTGCTAAAGGGCGCGGCCTCATCGCAGAAGAAATTATCGCGCGTGCCAATGAGCATGGTATTTTTATCCACCAATCGAAAGAACTTGTCTCACTTTTAATGAAAGTCGATCTCGACAACAGTATTCCTCCCGCACTGTATGCAGTTGTTGCAGAACTACTCGCTTGGCTATACCATATTGAAACAGAGATAACGACCAAATTGCCAGCGGCTCACGTGGCGTCACAAAAAAACACATAA
- a CDS encoding flagellar protein FliT, with translation MMNSLEILEIYEKVSVITSGMLQAARQEDWDLLQKLESDCSAHVSTLRLHDTSTDLPSDLKQRKISIIKQILADDRAIRDLTEPWMQQLSKLMNSSRNSRQLSESYGANQLG, from the coding sequence ATGATGAATAGTCTTGAAATTTTAGAGATCTATGAAAAGGTTTCAGTGATCACCTCCGGCATGCTCCAAGCAGCACGTCAAGAAGATTGGGATTTACTGCAAAAATTAGAGTCAGACTGCAGCGCGCATGTCAGCACCTTGAGACTACATGACACGAGCACCGATCTTCCATCTGACCTCAAGCAAAGGAAGATTTCTATCATCAAGCAAATTCTTGCTGATGACCGGGCTATTCGCGACTTAACAGAACCGTGGATGCAGCAACTGAGCAAACTCATGAATAGCTCTCGAAATTCGCGCCAGCTCTCTGAAAGTTATGGAGCGAACCAATTGGGCTGA
- a CDS encoding flagellar brake protein, whose product MQANLPSLGTENQSPYQVESRREIIALLRGFKDKSQLISMVINNGGEAFITSVLAVDDSNNQIIIDSAPDHSANQRVVASNVVFFDGLLDKISIQFSANKLQQTQYEGRAALSLAIPNSVIRLQRRENYRINTPVSTPIRCVIPIESEGLLEKNRFNLVDISAGGIAILDDRRILDMTVGKIYDDCEIDLPTIGLLVTQLEIRNSQELTLLNGKTTRRVGCAFKNLSNRTLTAVQRYIMKLERERNARLTGI is encoded by the coding sequence ATGCAAGCAAATCTACCGTCACTCGGCACCGAAAATCAAAGCCCTTACCAAGTTGAATCACGACGTGAGATTATCGCTTTGTTGCGAGGCTTTAAAGATAAGTCTCAATTGATTAGCATGGTGATCAATAATGGTGGCGAAGCTTTCATCACCTCCGTTCTTGCAGTCGACGACAGCAACAACCAAATCATTATCGACAGCGCGCCAGATCATTCCGCCAATCAGCGTGTGGTCGCTTCCAACGTGGTTTTTTTTGATGGTTTACTCGATAAAATTAGTATCCAGTTTTCGGCCAATAAACTGCAACAGACCCAGTACGAGGGCCGCGCAGCTTTGAGCTTGGCAATCCCCAATTCAGTGATTCGCCTCCAACGACGCGAGAACTATCGAATCAATACCCCTGTATCCACCCCAATTCGTTGCGTGATCCCAATCGAGAGCGAAGGTCTGTTGGAAAAAAATCGTTTTAACTTGGTGGACATCAGCGCTGGCGGCATCGCGATCTTAGACGATCGTCGTATCTTGGATATGACTGTTGGGAAAATTTATGACGACTGTGAAATCGACTTGCCGACCATTGGCCTACTGGTGACGCAACTAGAAATCCGCAACTCGCAAGAACTGACGCTGCTCAATGGGAAGACGACACGTCGTGTTGGCTGCGCTTTTAAGAATCTCTCCAATCGAACGCTCACTGCGGTGCAGCGTTACATTATGAAGTTAGAACGTGAGCGCAACGCAAGGCTCACCGGTATCTAA
- the fliK gene encoding flagellar hook-length control protein FliK, with translation MSDIFPRLISTLANSTNVRPTSAVQTVEAIKNEVLGKFEALPRGTILHAEVISRLKDGTYIANVAEIPLRLALPSGTKPGEKLNLSLVQLHPSPVFSLENGQLATVVDHLPKVQASTTAPVTVSLPESHSKSNSSASLTPHAAPIGANLYQTLSQGNATEPHHSPQSVRSSELQLSEMAKIIGTVLRDSERSKQKLSIKGSIPLTDDLTAKLNPRGLASRLEIQLQQQIDHSGMSYEAHVAQWANGNRSIDQLKLEPQGKIDLQFEETILTDEKVEQHQQLAEIVHQQLDLVDGLGLHWQGQLSPSIPFQLHIFPPPSEEQKNSSPSQEQNEGHAATTSIIELDFPTLGHIRLEIDFKENHSQVRCQVASAELIQELHDHSKALIDALNARGQKLQSMKVSCP, from the coding sequence ATGTCTGACATTTTCCCAAGACTCATCAGTACTCTCGCTAACTCGACTAACGTTCGTCCAACATCGGCTGTACAAACTGTCGAAGCGATCAAGAATGAAGTTTTGGGAAAATTTGAGGCATTACCCCGAGGCACCATCCTGCATGCAGAGGTCATCAGCAGACTAAAGGATGGAACCTACATCGCCAACGTCGCCGAAATACCACTGAGACTCGCTTTACCGAGCGGCACAAAACCCGGTGAAAAACTCAATCTCAGCTTGGTGCAGCTGCACCCCTCGCCCGTTTTCTCCCTTGAGAATGGGCAACTTGCCACGGTGGTCGACCACTTACCTAAAGTCCAAGCAAGCACGACAGCTCCTGTGACAGTTTCCTTACCGGAATCCCATTCAAAAAGTAATTCCAGCGCTTCACTAACACCCCACGCCGCGCCCATCGGTGCCAACCTTTACCAAACGCTTAGTCAGGGAAACGCCACCGAGCCGCACCATTCACCTCAATCTGTTAGAAGCAGCGAATTGCAATTAAGCGAGATGGCAAAAATCATCGGAACAGTTCTGCGAGACTCGGAACGATCGAAACAAAAACTCAGCATCAAAGGTTCAATTCCACTAACCGATGATTTGACCGCAAAGTTGAACCCACGAGGATTAGCGAGTCGGCTCGAAATTCAATTGCAGCAGCAGATCGACCATAGTGGTATGTCATACGAAGCACATGTCGCACAGTGGGCTAATGGAAATCGTAGTATCGATCAGCTCAAACTTGAACCACAAGGAAAAATCGATTTACAGTTTGAAGAAACGATCCTCACTGACGAAAAGGTCGAGCAACACCAACAACTTGCGGAAATTGTCCACCAACAACTTGATCTGGTAGATGGACTTGGCTTGCATTGGCAGGGGCAACTCAGCCCGAGTATCCCGTTTCAGCTCCATATCTTTCCACCACCTTCTGAAGAACAAAAGAATTCAAGTCCAAGCCAAGAACAAAATGAAGGACATGCCGCGACGACTTCGATCATAGAACTCGATTTCCCCACACTCGGGCACATCAGGTTGGAAATTGATTTCAAGGAAAATCATAGTCAAGTGCGCTGTCAAGTGGCTTCAGCTGAACTCATTCAAGAACTTCATGATCACTCGAAAGCGCTGATTGATGCGCTCAATGCGCGGGGTCAAAAATTACAAAGCATGAAAGTTTCTTGTCCATGA
- the fliE gene encoding flagellar hook-basal body complex protein FliE yields the protein MSVGGIDKSRIDAMVLQLKAAAARMEAAEGINKPVDKPNKLDFADALKNSLDAVNTQQNQSQELGKKFAMGDDSVSLSDVMISMQKASIAFQTTVQVRNKLVSAYHDIMNMQI from the coding sequence ATGAGTGTAGGAGGAATTGATAAGAGCCGGATTGACGCCATGGTGCTTCAATTGAAGGCTGCTGCGGCTCGTATGGAGGCCGCGGAGGGCATTAATAAGCCTGTCGACAAACCCAACAAACTCGATTTTGCGGATGCCTTAAAGAATTCGCTTGATGCTGTCAATACTCAACAAAACCAGTCGCAAGAGTTGGGGAAGAAATTTGCAATGGGCGACGATAGCGTCAGCTTATCTGACGTAATGATTTCTATGCAAAAGGCGAGTATTGCGTTTCAAACAACCGTGCAAGTGCGCAACAAGTTGGTTTCAGCCTATCACGATATTATGAATATGCAAATCTAA